CTGTACCAACTATGCAAATGATTAGAGATGTTTATGAGTTAGATCCTAGTGACGTAATTAAAGAAGAAATCGCAAAAGGTAAACTCATTATGGAAACTGCAGAAGGGGAAAAAGGTTTCGGTATTGAAGATTTAGAAGAAGACGGTATGGGTAGAAGAGAAAACTGTCAAAGATGTGATTTAAAAATACCAAGTAACGCAGATTTAGCATTAGGTAACTGGGGAGTAATCGGTCCTTTAGCAGGAAAAGCTACTTTTGTTGAAGTATTCTCTGATAAAGGTGCAGATATTCTTAATGATGTGATTGAAGCTGATTTAATCGCTGTTGAAGAACCACTCGAAAAAGGAATTGCAATAAGAGACAAAATTAATAATTTCATGCTCTCTGCATCTGCAAAGAAAAAAGAAGCAGATTACGCAGGTACTTCCGGAGATATCATCGAAGTATTCAAAGAATATGAAGACGAATTCTCTAAATGTATGAAATGTTACGGTTGTCGTGAAGCATGCCCATTATGTTTCTGTGATGACTGCTGTCTTGAAGCTGAAGGTCCTGAATGGGTACCTGGTGGATACACTCCTGCAGCACCATTCTTCCACTTAACTCGTATGGTGCACATGGTAGATTCATGTACTAACTGTGGTCAATGTACTGAAGTTTGTCCTTGTGAAATACCTGTAGCTAAAGTATGGAGTACAGTAAACAACAAAATCCGTGACGTATATGGATATCTCCCTGGATTTGATAATGGGGAACCAATTCCATTCACTGAACACAAACCAAAAGATAACTGGAAATAGAGTTTTTACTCTATTTACTTCTTTTTTTTAAAAAAAATTAATTTTAGAAGATAAAAATCTTCTGTTTAAAAATAGCTTTTAATTGTTATAAGGCTCTCTTTTGTCAATGCCTTTAATGAAAACTTCTTTTAGTTGAGAATCTGATTCATTATTTCTTATATGTGATATTAATTCTACCAGATTGTCATTTCTAAGTAAGCATGGCTTTATTTTTCCGTCAGGAGTTATTCTTAATCTAGTACAATTTGCACAAAAGTCGCTGTTTTCAATAGGTTTTACTACTTCAATTTCTCCTCCGTCTATGAAGTATTTTTTACGGTTTTGCATAAATTCACGTGTTTTGACTTCATCACATATGGAAAGCAACTTTTCATTGATGGGATCTAAATTATAATGATAATCTCTGCTGAATTTTTCATCATCACAGTTTTCACTGTCCATTAATTCAATAAGCTGAAGTATGATGCCATGTTCTTTACAAAATTCAAACATATCATCCACTTCGTTTTCATTTATTCCTTTCATTAAAACCATATTGATTTTAACGGGATAAAGGCCAA
This genomic stretch from Methanobrevibacter smithii ATCC 35061 harbors:
- a CDS encoding Coenzyme F420 hydrogenase/dehydrogenase, beta subunit C-terminal domain, which produces MAVKNSDMYYAYSNNEGIKEKGEYGGVVTTIMKHLLESNVVDGIVAVKEGFDLYDAVPCLITDPEEVIKTAGSIHCGTVNLASFIYKYLDGCRDMKIAVTCKPCDAMSIRELMKKGKIIEDNVIMIGVNCGGTLPPVPTMQMIRDVYELDPSDVIKEEIAKGKLIMETAEGEKGFGIEDLEEDGMGRRENCQRCDLKIPSNADLALGNWGVIGPLAGKATFVEVFSDKGADILNDVIEADLIAVEEPLEKGIAIRDKINNFMLSASAKKKEADYAGTSGDIIEVFKEYEDEFSKCMKCYGCREACPLCFCDDCCLEAEGPEWVPGGYTPAAPFFHLTRMVHMVDSCTNCGQCTEVCPCEIPVAKVWSTVNNKIRDVYGYLPGFDNGEPIPFTEHKPKDNWK
- the moaA gene encoding GTP 3',8-cyclase MoaA, giving the protein MSIEAIKDKYERPILSLRITITNKCNENCLYCHHDGMDDSQEEMNADEIYRICEIAKNIGVRKIRISGGEPLIRKDIVEIVSKIASLDFDDISITSNGTLLGKYAKDLKEAGLNRVNISLDTLNPETYKKVTTKNLLESSKNGILKAVEVGLYPVKINMVLMKGINENEVDDMFEFCKEHGIILQLIELMDSENCDDEKFSRDYHYNLDPINEKLLSICDEVKTREFMQNRKKYFIDGGEIEVVKPIENSDFCANCTRLRITPDGKIKPCLLRNDNLVELISHIRNNESDSQLKEVFIKGIDKREPYNN